The DNA region GTGATGTTGCTCAGTGGAGCTCCAATGGTTTAGACCGTTGGCATCTGGGATTAATGGCAGGGTACGCTAAGCAAAACGGCAATACTGAGTCGAAATATTCTGAATACCAATCACGGGGTTCTGTTGAAGGCTACAGTGCTGGTTTCTACGGTACCTGGTACGCCAATGATCAAGAGAAAACCGGCAGCTATATCGATGCATGAGCGCTGTACAACTGGTTTGATAATGAAGTGAAAGGCGATCAATTAGCAACGGAAAAATATAAATCTCGCGGCGTTACGGCATCCATTGAAGCTGGCTATACTTTCAAACTGGGTGAACGAACCTCTGATGGAGCGAAATATTTCCTGCAGCCTAAAGGGCAACTGACCTGGATGAACGTTCGGGCCAATGACCACACGGAACACACCAGCAGTGGCAGTTCACGGGTTTCCTTTGATGGTGATGGTAATATTCAAAGCCGTCTGGGGATTCGGACCTATGCTAACGGCCATAGCGATATTGATAACGGCAAAGATCGTGAGTTCCAGCCATTTATTGAAGCCAACTGGATCCACAATACGCATAATTTCGGTGCAACCATGAATGGTTATCGCAACAGTATTGATGGCACTAAAAATATTGGTGAACTAAAAGTGGGTCTTGAAGGGCAATTGTCCCGCAGTCTGGATCTGTGGGGTAACATAGCACAGCAAATGGGTGACAGCGGCTATAGCGATACTCAGGCTATATTGGGCATCAAATATCGTTTCTAGTTAGTGTTCATCATTAAATGAAAGCCTGTCCGTGTTCTTCAACCGGCAGGCTTTCTGCTTCACATGATAGAGAGTAAGAGAGCCCTCTGCTGATATCTGTCGCGTTTGATAATAGGATCTGACATGCAACCACGAGTTTTAATTGTTACTACTGAAGCCCCGGACGTGCTGTTTAGCGGCCTTGGTTTTTTTAATCAACACTTTTGGGCAGAATTAAAACGTCGTCATTATCCGTTTAAAGTGTTGTACCTGAATAACCAAAAGACACAACGCTCTCAGTTAGCGGATTATGAAATTGCGGTAGAGCCTGCGTTACCCTTCGACTCATCGCTGGAGTCGCTTAGCCTTAATGTGGCCTGGAGTACATCTCAAAAAATTCAGCCGATATTAAATGAGTTCAAACCCGACATTATCTCGGTGCATGAAAACTCACCGCTGTTACCGTTCTTTTTTGAGCTAAATCGGGTGCAGTTTACCCTGCATTCAAGCTATATCGGCATGCAACATTATCTGACCCGTACGCAAAAAGGGATGCAACATTACTGGGAACAAAGGATTGCGGTGCGACAAAGTGGGGCGGTGGTTCTTCATAGCAATTGGGCCTATCGTTCTATTATCCAGCATGTGTCTGCAGATATCGTTACGCCCAATATTTTTCCTATAGGGGTAGATTTTGCTGACTACCCGGCGGATAAAGTTATCCATCCCGAAGGCAAAGTGGTGATTAGCTTCTTTGGTCGTTTTACCGATATCGTGAAGAACTTTCAGATTTTTCGCGATGCCATTAAGACGCTTCCTCCATTGTATCGGGAGCGTGTAGAAGCCCGGGTTTATGGCCCTGAAAAAATCCCAGACTATCTGGAACAGGAAGGTTTTAAAGGCTTAACCTTTGTTCAGGGAGAAAAGAAAAAACAGGCGTTGGCGGAAACGGACATTGTGGTTTTTCCGAGCATGCAGGAAAGCTACGGGATTGTCGGGCTGGAAGCCTTGCTATCGAACTGTGCGCTAATTGCCACGCCGGGATTAGGTATGGATAGCTATATGCAGCCGGAATACGCCTGTGAACCAACGGTTGCCGCAATACAAAACCGAATTATTCATTATCTGTCGAATGTAGAACAATTGCGTAAAGACCAGAAGGCGCAAGTATTCCGCAATAGCGTTAACCGACCTGAGTTTACCTTAGGCAAGATGACCGAATCGTATATTGAGGTTTGGCAGGAATTGTATAAGAAGTTACAGCAACAACAATGACGGTTTAACTCGTCGCTATGCATTGTGGTTTGTTATCTTTAGTTAAAACAGGGCCTGATAATTAATCAGGCCCTGTTTTATTCTGACACGCTGATTATTTCCATATTTATAACATCTCTCCTATTGCCTTAAATTATCCCTACATTATCTACGGCTAATCTGGTCGCCTTTTTTTGCCAATCTGGTGCTTATTCAACCGATCCCCCCTTGTTATGGTGTTTTCAGATAAAGGTGATACCACCTTTGAACATGTCTAAAAGCCAATATGATGAGGAAGCATGATGACCAGAAAACTAGAAGGAAAAGTGGCGCTGATAACCGGTGGAGCATCCGGTATTGGTGAAGCGATTGCCAAAATTTATGCTAAAGAGGGCTGCAAAGTCGCTCTGCTTGATATTGATGAACCGCGCCTGAAGATGGTCGCCGGTGAAATGCTTAATCAAGGTTTTGATATTATCTCCATGGTTGTGGATGTAGTGGAAGAGCAACAGGTTATTCAGGCGTTTAAAACTACCGTCGACCGTTGGGGCAAAATCGATCTGGTGGTGAACAGCGCCGGGCGCGATTCACTCTCTCCACATATTTCAGAAACCACCTTGGAAGAGTGGAACAAAACCATTGGGCCAAACATGACCGGCGTTTTCCTGTGCTGTCGTGAAGCCTTCCGGGTGATGGAAAAACAGCAAAGCGGTGGTCGTATTATGAACATCGGCTCTTCTTCCGCCAAAATGGCCTCTTGCCCGGGCCATAGCCCATACCGCGCATCGAAGCACGGCATGATGGGCTTAAGTAAAAATATTCTGCTGGAAGGCATGAACAAAAATATCGGTGTCACGGTAATTAACCCTTCCCACGTAAAAACCCCAATGACAGAAGTTCTGGACTCCGGCACCTATGACGGTGGTGTAGTTCATACCGATGGCTGGCTGGATGAGAAAGAGCTGCGTGAAGGCATCTACAACAGCTGTATTGATGTGGAAAACGTGGCAGAAATCGCTCTGTATATCGCCACCAGAACGCCGGACGTCACCGTTCCTACCGTCGCGTTCTATCCAACCCACAAAGCTCATCGTTACGGCATGGAAGTGTAGGAATATCACCATGAAAAAGTTAACTACTGCGCAATTAGCAAAATATTTTGACCACACCCAATTAAAAGCATTCGCCACGCAAGAGGACTTCAAAGTCTTGTGTTCTGAGGCCAGACAGCACGGTTTTATGATGGTAGCAATTAATTCAGTGCCTGTTGCAACCTGCAAAGCGCTGTTAGCCGGTACCGATGTTCATGTTGGTGCAGCTATTAGTTTTCCTTTGGGTCAAACCACCATTGAAGTGAAGTGTTTCGAGACCGAGCGGGCGATTATCGAAGGTGCCGATGAAATCGACTATGTCATCAATATCGGCAAGCTAAAAGAGGGCAATTACGCCTACATCGAAGAAGAGATGAAGGCGATAGTAGCGCTCTGTCGTCAGGCTAATGTGTGTTCCAAAGTGATTTTTGAAACCTGTTACTTAACCAAAGAAGAGATTGTGCGCGTTGCCGAAATTGCCAAACGGGTGAAGCCGGACTTTATCAAAACTTCAACCGGTTTTGGTACCGCGGGTGCAACGGTTGAAGACGTAGCGTTGATGAAGCGCACCGTGGGTGAGGGTGTCAAAGTGAAAGCATCCGGAGGTGTTCGTGACCTGAAAACCTGTCTGGCCATGATCGAAGCCGGTGCTGAGCGCATTGGCAGTTCGAACAGCGTCAGGATTGTTGAGGAATACGCCGGACAGTACGCGTAATAAGGAGGTGCTCATGTCGTTAAAAATGGTTGTCACCGATCTGGATGGCACTTTGCTGACATCCACAGATCGCCTGACTCAGGCTTCGGTAAACGCTTTTGTCAGCTTAAAGCAGCAGGGGATATTGCCGGTGGTGGCTACCGGAAGAATGTTGAGTGAAGCTCAGTTTGCCGTTGAAGGCATTGGTGCTACCAACTACTTCATGGGGATGAACGGTGCGCAAACCGTGAATCTACAAACACAGGAAACCATTTACCAGAAAACGCTGGATCTGACGACGGCACAGGCGTTGACAGACATTCTCGATGAGCTGGGTGTGTTTTATCAGATATACAGTCACACCTCGGTTTATACGCGCCAGCACTGGTTAAGTGACATGAGTGCCTCAGGGATGAAGGCCGAATATATCCGGCGCTTTGCCTCATCTATTTTGCCATTTTCTCAGGTAGACCAACTGGGCGCGGTAAAAATGTTTGTGATATGCAAAGACGCGGATAAACAACAGGTGATGCGTGAACGCCTTGCTGCTCTGGAGTCCGTCATTCTGGTCTCTTCTTACCCCAACTATTTTGAAATTTTGCCGAAAGGGCTGAACAAAGGCGATGCGCTACTGCGCCTTTGTTCCCACCTCGGCATTGCACTGCATGAGGTCGCCGCCATTGGCGACAGCGATAACGATATCGAAATTTTATCTCAGGCTGGCGTAACCATTGCCATGGGAAATGCCTATCAACGGATAAAAGAGGTTGCCGACCACATCGCTCCGAGTAATGACGATGACGGGGTGGCATACGCTTTAACCCACATTATTCCACAATATTTATAAGTAACGAGGCCCAATATGAAAGCCGCTTATTTTCACGGTGTTGGTGATATCCGTGTAGAAAGTCAATCCATGCCGGAAGCTGGTTCAGATGAACTGGTGATTAAAATGAAGGCCAGTGCCATATGTGGTACTGACCTGCGTATTCTTAAGTTTGGTCACTTTAAAATTCCTACCGGAACTAAACGTGTATTAGGTCATGAAATCGCCGGAGAAGTGGTGCAGGTGGGTAGCAATGTCAGCCAGTTTAAAGTGGGAATGCGCGTTGCGTTACCACCAAACATTGGCTGCGGTTCCTGCGCCATGTGTCGTAAAGGCTATACCCAGCTTTGCCCAACTTATGAAGCCTTTGGAATTAGCTATGACGGTGGTTTTCAGGATTATGTTAAAGTCCCTGCACAGGCTATACAGCGCGGTAACGTGGTGATCATTCCTGACCATATCACCTACGAAGAAGCGGCGATGGTTGAGCCATTCTCATGTGCCTATCATTCTTATAAAGCGCTGAATATCAAACCGGGCGACAGCGTAGTGATTATTGGTGCTGGGCCGATTGGCGCCTGTCATGTACTGATGAGCCAGTTAGCCGGTGCGTCAAAAATTATCGTTGCTGACGTTCAGGATAATCGCCTGGAAGAGATGATGAAACTGGGGGTGGATGTCACGGTTAACTCAGCTCGCGAAGACCTGAAACAAGCCGTGCTGCGGGAAACCGATGGCGAAGGCGCCTCTGTGATTATCACCGCCTGCTCAATTCCTGAAATTCAGATGCTTTCAATGGAAATCGCTGCAACTCATGGCCGAATCAATCTTTTTGGCGGTATGCCAAAAGGCAAAGAGATTGTGCCATTAAACACTAACCTGATTCATTACAAAGAGCTGACGGTGCTTGGTACTACAGGTTCCAGTATCAATGATTATTGTGAATCCATGGCACTGGTTGCTTCCGGCAAACTGCAATTACTACCGCTGGCGACGGCACGTTTTAACGTCGCAGAGATCAATCAGGCGTTTGAATATGCGCTTTCCGGTCAGGGTATGAAAACGCTGGTGGTGGAGGGCTGATGATGACGATATCAACCATGAAGGCTGCGGTGCTCCATGCACCCGCCGATTTACGGGTACAGGACGTGCCGGTTCCGGCCTGTGCGGATGATGAAGTTCTGGTTCAGGTTAAAGCCGCAGGGATTTGCGGCTCAGACCTCGACCGGGTGATGGTGACGGGAACCTATCGTTTCCCAACCATTCCAGGCCATGAGTTTAGCGGTGTTATTGCGGCTACCGGCCGTAAAGTGACTAAGTTTTCACCCGGAGATCGGGTAGCCGTAGCGCCAATCCTGCCTTGTTTTAGCTGTGATTTTTGCCAACAGGGTCATTATGGTCAATGTAATAACTACAACTATCTTGGTTCCCGTACCGATGGTGGATTTGCTGAGTATGTCGCGGCACCAGAAAGAAATTTAGTCAGGCTGGCAGACAATATTAGTTATGAACATGGTGCGATGGTAGAGCCAGCGGCAGTTACCCTTCATGGGGTAATGCGAGCAGGAATTAAAGCCGGAGATAGCGTAGCGGTACTTGGTTGTGGTGCTCTGGGGCTTTTTGCTATTCAGTTCGCTCGTATTTTAGGGGCAACGCGCATCATCGCTACCGATATCGCCGAAGATAAACTGGCTCTGGCTCAACAGGTTGGCGCTACCCAGGTGATTAACAGTAAAAACTGATGATGCAGTGAAAGCGATTCTGGCCAGCGGAGCGGTTGATGTCACCATTGAAACGGCAGGGGGTGGCAGCCACGCAGGTACAGGCATTGGAAGTGCCCCAAAAACACGGCAAAGTGCTGTATTTAGGCACGGCACACGCGGATGTCACCATTCCTCCCCATGTTTTTGAACACATCATTCGTAATGAACTGACGTTACTGGGGGCCTGGAACTCATTCTCTGCTCCATTCCCCGGTCGGGAGTGGTTTGCCATTATCGATTATATCCAAAATGGTTCATTAGTGATGGAACCATTAATTACCCACACCATAAAGCTTGAAGCGCTTCCCACCTTTGTTAAGGACATGAAAAAACGAGTTGTTTCCTACAACAAAGTCATTATAAAAATGTAATAACAAAATACGAGGAACATCGTATGACTTTTTTTGAGCTAAAGAACTATTCCAATCCTTCAATTAGTCTGGCCGAACAGCGCCGCCAGTGGGGAATGCAATTCCTGAAAGCCTTTCTGGCGGTGTTTTTAGGCTATATGGCTATGTACCTCATCCGTAACAACTTTAAAGTTGCCGGACCTTTATTAAAAGAACAGCTGGATATGACAACCACGGAGCTCGGCCTGATAGGGCTGAGCTTTTCGATTACCTATGGCGGCTGCAAAGCACTGGTCGGATTCTATATTGATGGTAAAAACACTAAAAAGTTTCTGGCAGTTTTATTAGGACTATCGGCACTTTCCGTAATGGCAATGGGGCTGGTAATGAGCCATTTCGGTTCGCCTATCGGTATCCTGATGACCCTGTGGGGACTGAGTGGCCTGTTTCAAACTTCTGGCGGACCGGCATCCTATTCGACCTTAACGCGCTGGACGCCTAAAGAAAAGCGCGGACGTTTTCTTGGCTTATGGAATATGTCGCATAACGTCGGTGGTGGTTTAGCCGGGGTGCTGGCCCTATGGGGTGCCAATACCTTCTTTGACGGTAATGTAGTGGGTATGTTTATTTTCCCTTCTTTTATTGCCCTGGCCATTGCTGTTGTGACTTTTTATCTCGGTAAAGGTGACCCCAGAGAGTTGGGCTGGAATCGGGCAGAAGAGATCTTTGACGAACCGGTAGCCGAAGTAGATCAGGAAAACAGTGAAAGCAAATGGACCATAGTGAAAAAACACGTTCTGTTGAATCCATTTGTCTGGATCCTCTGTCTGTCAAATATCTTCGTCTACATCATTCGTATTGGTGTCGATAACTGGGCTCCACTGTATGTGGCCGAACACTTCAACTGGAGCGGTAGCGATATGGTTAACACTATCCTCTATTTTGAAATGGGCGCATTAGTGGCCAGTTTATTGTGGGGATATGTTTCTGACTTACTGAAAGGTCGTCGGGCGATTGTGGCGGTAGGATGTTTTGTATTGATCATTTTTGCCTTACTGAGCTATCGCTATTCCACCTCGGTATTTATGATTAACGCTTCGCTGGCGGCTCTTGGATTGCTGATTTTTGGGCCTCAACTGATGATTACTATCTCCCTGGTGGACTTCGTGCCCAAAAATGCCGTTAGCGTAACCACCGGATTGTCGGGCGTATTTGCCTATTTACTGGGTGACTCTATTGCTAAAGTCTATCTGGCAATGATTGCCGATCCGGAGAAACCGGGAGTGCGATTCTTTAATACTACGCTTCACGGCTGGCATGACATTTTTGTGATTTTCTACTGTTGTGTATTTGCGGGAATTGTCTTGTTGTCCATTGTTGCGGTCGCTGAAGAGAAGCGCATTCGCAAAGAGAAGAAGGTCGCATTACTCAAAGCTGAAATGGTTGAGGCAAAAGCGAATTAATTAGCTAAAGAGCTCAATTTAGAGATCAGCGTTTCAATGCTGGATAAAGAGTCTGCCGCACAGTACATATAGAGCGAGTTGGCAAAATTTTTATCCAGCGTTTGCAACGGAAGTAAACTGATTTGCTGGCCCTGCATTTTGATAATGCTTCTTTCATTCAGCGGGGTTGGAAAGGTAATTAACCGGCTGATACTTGGCATTCCGTGCCAGCTGGCTTTTCCTGCCAGATGCGTAGATAAAATATTCTCTACACCGTCATTTTGCTGTCGGACTTTAGCTTTCAGCTCGGATAAAAACTGTTCATAGGCACCGCTGCGCAACATCTCTTCCGCGTAAATCTGAATCAGCGTACTGACCCTTGGTTCAACCTGCGATTTCACTTCCAGCAAACGTTTGACAGTATTACGCGGTGCCACAATCCAGGCCAGACGCATGCTGTGCCCAATGGTGTTAGTAAAGGTACCAACATAAATCACATTGGAAGCACTACCGGGATAGGAACGCATAGGCAGAGGAGCATCAAACAGCCCACGCATGGCATCGACTTCAATAATCGGATTATCGTTAGTACGACAAATCTCATATTGCGCACGTTTGTTCGGCTCGTCGGTCATGTGACAGGTTGGCCAGTGGCACAGGGGTGTAGTCAGATAAAAAGCATAACGGTTTTTCATTAATACTTTTTGCAGGCTGTCGGTGCTGATTCCGCCTGCACACATTGGCAAAGGAATGGCAGAGGCACCTAAACTGGTTAAGATCGGCTCGTAATAGCCGGGAGATTCATACACCACCGGCGATAAACGGCTAAAAAAGGTGGAGGAGATAATATACAGCGCATTAGAAATACCGCTGGTAATAACAATCTCTTCCGGAGAGCAATCAATGGCGAGAGTGGTTTTTAAGTGACTTGCCAGTAATTCCCGCAATTGATGAAATCCGATATCGTCATAATTCATTAAGTCTTTACTGGCGATACGTCTGGAAACCGCATCAGAAACCGCCATTAGCGGCATTTGTGGTGAAAAATCCATGCCGGGCCACAGCAGCATACTTTTACTGTAGGAACGGGCTGAAGAGTATTGAACGTCATCCTGTATGCGCGAATGGCAGGCTTTTTGAATCAGTAATTGCCAGTCAATACCTTGGGCACGTAAGGTGGAAATGGCCCGTGACTTTTCCCGAATACTAATAACCTCCTCATCCTGCAACAGATTAAAGGCTTCAACCACGGTAGTTTTACTGACGTTTAGCTTCAGGGCGATAGCGCGTTGAGAAGGGAGCTTGTGACCGGCAGGGTAATTTTCTAAATACTTCTTAATACTGCTGGCTACCTGAAAATAGAGTGGAGTACCTGCCTTCTGATCGATAGGTGTTAACATGAGCTTATTCCTTGTTCAGCGGCAGATAGCTAAGGTAATGCGTTGCATCCAATATAATCGCAGAGAAAGCAGGTAGTCAAAGCGGTGAAAGCATAATTGCTGGTGAGATAACAAAGATTTGGCAAGTTATAGCTAAAGCATGTTTTAGATATTGCCTCCGGAGTATGTTTTCAGATTATCCGTCAGGATAAGCAATGGTTTGAATAGGGTTAATTATTACTCATTAACCTAAACGGAAGTGTGAAAATAAGGCTTTATAGCGTGTTTATTAAGCAAATCAGGCTAATAGTTAGCTGGCTGTTTATTTATGCAGTTTGAATAGATAATAATTAATTTGCAACTCTCTGAGGTTTGAATTTTTCTAATTATTTAATCTATTAATAATTAACCAATTTTAATGAAATAAAAATTTGCCATTAATTTGTTTATTATTATTTTTTCTTTGAAAACAATATGGTGACTCATTTTTGTGAAGGCTTAACACATTGTCCTGATTGTATTTTTTGAGCAGTTTAGTCTGACCGTTGTGATTTCAAATGCAAACATAGTCTAAGATTAATTATGTAATTATGGGTAAATAGAAGCGGCAGTAGAATAATGCACGGTCTGTTTACTCTCATGATTTATATCAATGTAGATTAATTAAACAGTTCAAATGCAGCTGACAATTTAAATAACTTAATACATTATGCAGAATGTTTTTGATTTCTTATCTCTGCAAATAATAACGATAAGGTGATACAGATGGATCTCTTTTTAGTACAACTCGCTGTCGTGTTGTTATGTATAGCTATTGGTGGAAAGATTGGTGGAATAGGTTTGGGTGCCGCCGGGGGAATGGGGCTGTTTGTGCTGGCATTTCTGTTTCATCTGGAGCCCGATTCACCGCTGGTTAGTGTAATGCTGATTATTATTTCGGTTATTACCTGTATCACTATTCTTCAGGCTGCAGGTGGGCTGGATCTTCTGGTATCGCTGGCGGAGAAAATGTTACGTACCAGGCCTAATGCCATCACTTTTTTAGGTCCATTTGTCTGTTATATCTTTACTATTATGTGTGGCACTTCTTACATTGCTTTCTCGGTTTATCCGGTGATTGCGGAAATCGCCACCGATGCCAGAGTTCGTCCGGAAAGAGCGATGTCCATGTCGGTTATTGCGGCTAATATGGCTCTGGTTGCCAGTCCGATTAGTGCGGTGGTGGTTGGGATGCTGGCTAAGGCGGCTTCATTAAACATCACGTTGTTGGATATTCTATCTATCACGGTGCCGGGTACGCTGTTGGGTTGTTTAGCGGGTTGTCTGTTTGTGTATAAGAAAGGCGCTGAGTTGTCTGATGATGAGGAGTTTGTTCGTCGTAAGCAGGCAGGAGAGTTTGATTTAACTACGCTGTCAGCGGCAAAAATTGGCAATCTGACTCAGGCTAAAACCGGTCTGGCTATTTTTGCTATCGGTGTACTTTTAATCGTTGTTTTAAGTTCTTTTAAGCAGATGAGACCAGAATGGCATGGTGAGGTGATGTCAGTTTCTACCACCTTGCAAATACTGATGCTAACCACTGCCAGTCTGATTATGATTTTTTGCCGCATTCCGCCAGAAAAACTCCATGAAGGTTCTACTTTTAAGTCAGGTCTAATTGGTGTGGTTGGGATCTTTGGTCTGTCGTGGATGACCGGTACTTTCTTTGGTACCTATAACGATCTGTTTATTACTAACTTCTCTCATATTCTTAATGAATATCCGATGGTGTTTGGTCTGGTGTTGTTTTTCCTGTCGATACTGATTTATAGCCCGGCAGCCACTATTATTGCCCTGATGCCGCTGGGGGTTGCCATGGGGCTTCCGGTGTATACGCTGATAGCTTTATTACCAGCCGCCTGTGCGGTGTTTATTATTCCCGGTGGGGCTCAAATCGCCTGTGTGGCCTTTGACCGAACCGGAACTACCCGGTTGGGTAAGTATGTTATTAACCACAGTTTTCTGCTGCCCGGTATGGTATCGTTAGTGATGTCGGTTGTTTTTTGCATGTTGATTGCTAAAACATTCTACTGATTTGCCGACTATATAACTTATATCTTATTGAATTAGCGAAGTAAGGGAGCTGTTAATGGGTTCTGAATCGGTTTTTTTTGAAAAAGTGCGCTCGCATATTTTAGAGCAGGCAACTTTAGGCGAACGAATTGAAACAGAAACTGAGCTGGCGGCACGTTTTAATGTTACACGTTATCAGATAAGAAAAGTTTTGACCTCGCTGACTCAGATGGGAATTTTGGATCGGTCGCCCAAAAAAGGCAGTGTGATTCGTCAGATAAACACGGATACGTTGAGCGATCAGATGCAGATTCAGTTTGGCGCGGCGGGGTTTGATATTAATGAGTTTTTAGAA from Limnobaculum xujianqingii includes:
- a CDS encoding alcohol dehydrogenase catalytic domain-containing protein — protein: MMTISTMKAAVLHAPADLRVQDVPVPACADDEVLVQVKAAGICGSDLDRVMVTGTYRFPTIPGHEFSGVIAATGRKVTKFSPGDRVAVAPILPCFSCDFCQQGHYGQCNNYNYLGSRTDGGFAEYVAAPERNLVRLADNISYEHGAMVEPAAVTLHGVMRAGIKAGDSVAVLGCGALGLFAIQFARILGATRIIATDIAEDKLALAQQVGATQVINSKN
- the uhpT gene encoding hexose-6-phosphate:phosphate antiporter; the protein is MTFFELKNYSNPSISLAEQRRQWGMQFLKAFLAVFLGYMAMYLIRNNFKVAGPLLKEQLDMTTTELGLIGLSFSITYGGCKALVGFYIDGKNTKKFLAVLLGLSALSVMAMGLVMSHFGSPIGILMTLWGLSGLFQTSGGPASYSTLTRWTPKEKRGRFLGLWNMSHNVGGGLAGVLALWGANTFFDGNVVGMFIFPSFIALAIAVVTFYLGKGDPRELGWNRAEEIFDEPVAEVDQENSESKWTIVKKHVLLNPFVWILCLSNIFVYIIRIGVDNWAPLYVAEHFNWSGSDMVNTILYFEMGALVASLLWGYVSDLLKGRRAIVAVGCFVLIIFALLSYRYSTSVFMINASLAALGLLIFGPQLMITISLVDFVPKNAVSVTTGLSGVFAYLLGDSIAKVYLAMIADPEKPGVRFFNTTLHGWHDIFVIFYCCVFAGIVLLSIVAVAEEKRIRKEKKVALLKAEMVEAKAN
- a CDS encoding anaerobic C4-dicarboxylate transporter family protein; amino-acid sequence: MDLFLVQLAVVLLCIAIGGKIGGIGLGAAGGMGLFVLAFLFHLEPDSPLVSVMLIIISVITCITILQAAGGLDLLVSLAEKMLRTRPNAITFLGPFVCYIFTIMCGTSYIAFSVYPVIAEIATDARVRPERAMSMSVIAANMALVASPISAVVVGMLAKAASLNITLLDILSITVPGTLLGCLAGCLFVYKKGAELSDDEEFVRRKQAGEFDLTTLSAAKIGNLTQAKTGLAIFAIGVLLIVVLSSFKQMRPEWHGEVMSVSTTLQILMLTTASLIMIFCRIPPEKLHEGSTFKSGLIGVVGIFGLSWMTGTFFGTYNDLFITNFSHILNEYPMVFGLVLFFLSILIYSPAATIIALMPLGVAMGLPVYTLIALLPAACAVFIIPGGAQIACVAFDRTGTTRLGKYVINHSFLLPGMVSLVMSVVFCMLIAKTFY
- a CDS encoding HAD family hydrolase translates to MSLKMVVTDLDGTLLTSTDRLTQASVNAFVSLKQQGILPVVATGRMLSEAQFAVEGIGATNYFMGMNGAQTVNLQTQETIYQKTLDLTTAQALTDILDELGVFYQIYSHTSVYTRQHWLSDMSASGMKAEYIRRFASSILPFSQVDQLGAVKMFVICKDADKQQVMRERLAALESVILVSSYPNYFEILPKGLNKGDALLRLCSHLGIALHEVAAIGDSDNDIEILSQAGVTIAMGNAYQRIKEVADHIAPSNDDDGVAYALTHIIPQYL
- a CDS encoding MDR/zinc-dependent alcohol dehydrogenase-like family protein, encoding MSPLKRQGVAATQVQALEVPQKHGKVLYLGTAHADVTIPPHVFEHIIRNELTLLGAWNSFSAPFPGREWFAIIDYIQNGSLVMEPLITHTIKLEALPTFVKDMKKRVVSYNKVIIKM
- a CDS encoding zinc-dependent dehydrogenase gives rise to the protein MKAAYFHGVGDIRVESQSMPEAGSDELVIKMKASAICGTDLRILKFGHFKIPTGTKRVLGHEIAGEVVQVGSNVSQFKVGMRVALPPNIGCGSCAMCRKGYTQLCPTYEAFGISYDGGFQDYVKVPAQAIQRGNVVIIPDHITYEEAAMVEPFSCAYHSYKALNIKPGDSVVIIGAGPIGACHVLMSQLAGASKIIVADVQDNRLEEMMKLGVDVTVNSAREDLKQAVLRETDGEGASVIITACSIPEIQMLSMEIAATHGRINLFGGMPKGKEIVPLNTNLIHYKELTVLGTTGSSINDYCESMALVASGKLQLLPLATARFNVAEINQAFEYALSGQGMKTLVVEG
- a CDS encoding aminotransferase-like domain-containing protein — translated: MLTPIDQKAGTPLYFQVASSIKKYLENYPAGHKLPSQRAIALKLNVSKTTVVEAFNLLQDEEVISIREKSRAISTLRAQGIDWQLLIQKACHSRIQDDVQYSSARSYSKSMLLWPGMDFSPQMPLMAVSDAVSRRIASKDLMNYDDIGFHQLRELLASHLKTTLAIDCSPEEIVITSGISNALYIISSTFFSRLSPVVYESPGYYEPILTSLGASAIPLPMCAGGISTDSLQKVLMKNRYAFYLTTPLCHWPTCHMTDEPNKRAQYEICRTNDNPIIEVDAMRGLFDAPLPMRSYPGSASNVIYVGTFTNTIGHSMRLAWIVAPRNTVKRLLEVKSQVEPRVSTLIQIYAEEMLRSGAYEQFLSELKAKVRQQNDGVENILSTHLAGKASWHGMPSISRLITFPTPLNERSIIKMQGQQISLLPLQTLDKNFANSLYMYCAADSLSSIETLISKLSSLAN
- the deoC gene encoding deoxyribose-phosphate aldolase, yielding MKKLTTAQLAKYFDHTQLKAFATQEDFKVLCSEARQHGFMMVAINSVPVATCKALLAGTDVHVGAAISFPLGQTTIEVKCFETERAIIEGADEIDYVINIGKLKEGNYAYIEEEMKAIVALCRQANVCSKVIFETCYLTKEEIVRVAEIAKRVKPDFIKTSTGFGTAGATVEDVALMKRTVGEGVKVKASGGVRDLKTCLAMIEAGAERIGSSNSVRIVEEYAGQYA
- a CDS encoding glycosyltransferase family 4 protein, whose product is MQPRVLIVTTEAPDVLFSGLGFFNQHFWAELKRRHYPFKVLYLNNQKTQRSQLADYEIAVEPALPFDSSLESLSLNVAWSTSQKIQPILNEFKPDIISVHENSPLLPFFFELNRVQFTLHSSYIGMQHYLTRTQKGMQHYWEQRIAVRQSGAVVLHSNWAYRSIIQHVSADIVTPNIFPIGVDFADYPADKVIHPEGKVVISFFGRFTDIVKNFQIFRDAIKTLPPLYRERVEARVYGPEKIPDYLEQEGFKGLTFVQGEKKKQALAETDIVVFPSMQESYGIVGLEALLSNCALIATPGLGMDSYMQPEYACEPTVAAIQNRIIHYLSNVEQLRKDQKAQVFRNSVNRPEFTLGKMTESYIEVWQELYKKLQQQQ
- a CDS encoding SDR family oxidoreductase codes for the protein MTRKLEGKVALITGGASGIGEAIAKIYAKEGCKVALLDIDEPRLKMVAGEMLNQGFDIISMVVDVVEEQQVIQAFKTTVDRWGKIDLVVNSAGRDSLSPHISETTLEEWNKTIGPNMTGVFLCCREAFRVMEKQQSGGRIMNIGSSSAKMASCPGHSPYRASKHGMMGLSKNILLEGMNKNIGVTVINPSHVKTPMTEVLDSGTYDGGVVHTDGWLDEKELREGIYNSCIDVENVAEIALYIATRTPDVTVPTVAFYPTHKAHRYGMEV